Proteins encoded together in one Halomarina salina window:
- a CDS encoding uracil-xanthine permease family protein, whose product MSGADSSDGERPSGDADERAGGHADDSLVTYGIEDKPPLPTALLLGGQHYLTMVGANIAVPLILAGVLGFADRPAILGKFVGTFFVVSGVATLAQTTLGNRYPIVQGAPFSLLTPAIAVVGAAPVVGGLPDWQSKLLFLQGAIVAAALAEVAIGYLGVVGRLRRYLSPLVVAPVIALIGLSLFSAPQIVDVSSTVEGAQQNWWLLLLTLGLIVLFSQYLGDRHRTFDLFPVLLGVLGAWVVAGLLSATGFYTPSSLGYVDLAAVTEGQLVYAIHPLQYGVPRFETSFAIGMFAGVIASIVESFADYHAVARLSGVGAPNEQRINNGIGMEGLMTAFAGLMGACGCTSYSENVGAIGITGVASRFVVQVGAVVMLVVGFFGPFGRLVATIPDPIVGGLFVAMFGQIVAVGLSNLKYVDLDSSRNLFVLGTAIFVGLAIPEYMAIAGRDAFVAGLAGVPMVGDVLATSAVGGTLFVVGSTGMAVGGIVALFFDNTIPGTPEERGITAWEALAEGEDDFRSPLDRLRDRGGDSTTRAD is encoded by the coding sequence ATGTCAGGGGCCGACTCTTCGGACGGCGAGCGTCCCAGCGGAGACGCGGACGAACGTGCCGGTGGGCACGCGGACGACTCGCTCGTCACGTACGGTATCGAGGACAAACCGCCGCTCCCGACCGCACTCCTCCTCGGCGGCCAGCACTACCTCACGATGGTCGGCGCGAACATCGCCGTCCCGCTCATCCTCGCGGGCGTCCTCGGCTTCGCGGACCGACCCGCCATCCTCGGGAAGTTCGTCGGGACGTTCTTCGTTGTCTCCGGGGTCGCCACGCTCGCCCAGACGACGCTCGGCAACCGCTACCCTATCGTCCAGGGCGCACCCTTCTCGCTGCTCACGCCCGCCATCGCCGTCGTCGGGGCGGCACCGGTCGTCGGTGGGCTCCCGGACTGGCAGTCGAAACTGCTCTTCCTGCAGGGGGCCATCGTCGCCGCGGCGCTGGCGGAGGTGGCCATCGGCTACCTCGGCGTCGTCGGTCGGCTCCGGCGGTACCTCTCGCCGCTCGTCGTCGCGCCCGTCATCGCGCTCATCGGCCTCTCGCTGTTCAGCGCGCCACAGATCGTCGACGTGAGCTCGACCGTCGAGGGGGCACAGCAGAACTGGTGGCTGCTCCTCCTCACGCTCGGTCTCATCGTCCTGTTCTCGCAGTACCTCGGCGACCGCCACCGCACGTTCGACCTGTTCCCCGTCCTGCTGGGCGTCCTCGGCGCGTGGGTCGTCGCGGGACTCCTCTCGGCGACCGGGTTCTACACCCCCAGCTCGCTCGGTTACGTGGACCTCGCGGCCGTCACCGAGGGCCAACTCGTCTACGCCATCCACCCGCTCCAGTACGGCGTGCCGCGCTTCGAGACGTCGTTCGCCATCGGGATGTTCGCGGGCGTCATCGCCTCCATCGTCGAGAGCTTCGCCGACTACCACGCCGTCGCCCGACTGTCGGGCGTCGGCGCGCCCAACGAACAGCGCATCAACAACGGCATCGGGATGGAGGGGCTGATGACCGCGTTCGCGGGGCTGATGGGCGCGTGTGGCTGTACCTCCTACTCGGAGAACGTCGGTGCCATCGGCATCACCGGCGTCGCCTCGCGGTTCGTCGTGCAGGTCGGCGCGGTGGTGATGCTCGTCGTCGGCTTCTTCGGGCCGTTCGGGCGACTCGTCGCCACCATCCCCGACCCCATCGTCGGGGGACTGTTCGTCGCCATGTTCGGGCAGATAGTCGCCGTCGGCCTCTCGAACCTGAAGTACGTCGACCTCGACTCCTCGCGGAACCTGTTCGTCCTCGGGACGGCCATCTTCGTCGGGCTCGCGATTCCGGAGTACATGGCCATCGCTGGCCGCGACGCGTTCGTCGCCGGACTGGCGGGCGTTCCGATGGTCGGCGACGTCCTGGCGACGTCCGCCGTCGGCGGGACGCTGTTCGTCGTCGGCTCGACCGGTATGGCCGTCGGTGGCATCGTCGCACTGTTCTTCGACAACACCATCCCCGGCACGCCCGAGGAGCGCGGCATCACGGCGTGGGAGGCGCTCGCCGAGGGCGAGGACGACTTCCGCTCACCGCTGGACCGACTGCGCGACCGGGGCGGCGACTCGACGACGCGGGCCGACTGA
- a CDS encoding O-methyltransferase, with translation MTDVVPEQVERFARLVGPSGDAVVAEMDAYAEKTGFPTVGPAVGGWLQVLATMVDAELVFEFGSGFGYSAYWFAGAIPEDGEIVCCEFDAENCERARDYLARGGYDDRTVVEEGDAFDTLERYDGPFDVVLVDSEKERYAEAFEAVREKVAPGGVVVADNAMTAGPIDFDALVELVAGEDVETNAATEGVADYLHTVRADDAFETALIPVGEGIAVSYRR, from the coding sequence ATGACCGACGTCGTACCGGAACAGGTCGAACGGTTCGCCCGACTCGTCGGGCCGAGCGGCGACGCCGTGGTCGCCGAGATGGACGCCTACGCCGAGAAGACCGGCTTCCCGACGGTCGGGCCGGCCGTCGGCGGGTGGCTCCAGGTGCTCGCGACGATGGTCGACGCGGAGCTGGTGTTCGAGTTCGGGTCCGGGTTCGGCTACTCGGCGTACTGGTTCGCCGGGGCGATTCCCGAGGACGGCGAAATCGTCTGCTGTGAGTTCGACGCGGAGAACTGCGAGCGAGCGCGCGACTACCTCGCCCGCGGGGGGTACGACGACCGGACAGTCGTCGAGGAGGGCGACGCGTTCGACACGCTGGAGCGCTACGACGGCCCGTTCGACGTGGTGCTCGTCGACAGCGAGAAGGAGCGCTACGCCGAGGCGTTCGAGGCGGTCCGGGAGAAGGTCGCACCGGGCGGCGTCGTCGTCGCCGACAACGCGATGACCGCCGGTCCCATCGACTTCGACGCGCTGGTCGAACTCGTCGCGGGCGAGGACGTGGAGACGAACGCGGCGACCGAGGGCGTCGCCGACTACCTCCACACGGTCCGCGCGGACGACGCGTTCGAGACGGCGTTGATTCCGGTCGGCGAGGGGATTGCAGTAAGTTACCGTCGTTGA